The Muricauda sp. SCSIO 65647 genome includes a region encoding these proteins:
- a CDS encoding cupin-like domain-containing protein translates to MELDLQQIPREKTLTKEAFLRKYFRPQKPVVIENFIEDWPAYSKWNLGYMKKVAGDKTVPLYDNRPVKHDEGFNEPHAKMKMGDYIDLLRSEPTKYRIFLWNVLKEVPELQKDFSYPDFGLRLMKGLPMLFFGGRDSYTFMHYDIDLANIFHFHFEGKKECILFPQSETKYLYKIPHSLIVREDIDFHDPNLEKWPALQNARGHIAHLEHGQVLYIPEGYWHYMRYVTPGFSMSLRAIARKPKNLGRALYNIFFMRHFDNMMRRFKGQAWIDWKNDQALIKTHRALGIS, encoded by the coding sequence TTGGAACTTGACCTTCAACAGATTCCCCGAGAAAAAACACTTACCAAAGAAGCATTCTTGAGGAAGTATTTTAGGCCTCAGAAACCTGTGGTCATCGAGAACTTCATTGAAGATTGGCCCGCGTATTCGAAATGGAATCTAGGGTACATGAAAAAGGTGGCGGGTGACAAAACGGTGCCATTGTACGATAACCGCCCCGTCAAACATGATGAAGGCTTCAATGAGCCTCATGCCAAAATGAAAATGGGCGATTACATCGACCTGTTAAGAAGTGAGCCCACCAAATACCGTATTTTTCTTTGGAACGTATTGAAAGAAGTGCCCGAGCTACAAAAAGATTTTTCATATCCTGATTTTGGGCTCCGTTTGATGAAAGGGCTTCCCATGTTGTTCTTTGGGGGGAGAGACAGCTACACGTTCATGCACTACGACATCGATTTGGCAAACATCTTCCACTTTCATTTTGAGGGAAAAAAAGAATGTATCCTCTTTCCCCAGTCTGAGACAAAATATCTTTATAAAATTCCCCATTCGTTGATTGTCAGGGAAGATATCGATTTTCATGACCCCAATTTGGAAAAATGGCCCGCACTGCAAAATGCCCGAGGTCATATAGCACATTTAGAGCATGGCCAAGTACTTTATATACCAGAGGGTTATTGGCATTACATGCGATATGTGACGCCGGGTTTTTCAATGAGTCTAAGGGCGATTGCCCGAAAGCCAAAAAATCTGGGCAGGGCACTTTACAATATTTTCTTCATGCGGCATTTTGACAATATGATGCGCAGGTTTAAGGGCCAAGCGTGGATTGATTGGAAGAATGATCAAGCGTTGATCAAGACCCATCGGGCGTTGGGTATTTCTTAG